A single region of the Bacillus cereus genome encodes:
- a CDS encoding GNAT family N-acetyltransferase — translation MTIRLLQATDAESYWNLRLESLKENPEAFATTYEESMQQVANNLETAGSFTFGAFKNDKLIGIVTVLQEKRLKLQHRGVIVSMYVTPSQRNSGIGQALLKETLKKAKELNLEQITLTVLTDNKPAKALYESMGFQTFGIEKKALKYKEQYFDEEFMVLECP, via the coding sequence ATGACTATAAGACTATTGCAAGCAACTGATGCAGAGAGTTATTGGAATTTAAGGTTGGAATCTTTAAAAGAGAACCCAGAGGCATTTGCAACAACTTATGAAGAATCAATGCAACAGGTTGCTAATAATTTAGAAACAGCAGGAAGTTTTACGTTTGGAGCATTTAAGAATGATAAACTCATAGGAATAGTTACTGTATTGCAAGAAAAACGATTAAAACTACAACATAGGGGCGTTATTGTATCTATGTATGTTACACCTAGTCAACGAAATTCCGGTATAGGCCAAGCACTTTTAAAAGAAACTTTAAAAAAAGCGAAAGAATTAAACCTAGAGCAAATTACTTTAACTGTATTAACAGATAACAAACCTGCAAAGGCGTTGTATGAGTCTATGGGGTTTCAGACATTCGGCATAGAGAAAAAAGCTTTAAAATACAAGGAACAGTATTTTGATGAGGAATTTATGGTTTTGGAGTGCCCATAA
- a CDS encoding YjcZ family sporulation protein: MGFGGSCGGGFAGGFALLVVLFILLIIVGAACFC; the protein is encoded by the coding sequence ATGGGCTTTGGTGGTAGTTGCGGCGGCGGCTTTGCTGGAGGATTTGCTTTATTAGTTGTATTGTTTATTTTATTAATCATCGTTGGAGCTGCTTGCTTCTGCTAA
- a CDS encoding heavy metal-binding domain-containing protein has translation MIVTTTSGIQGKEIIEYIDIVNGEAIMGANIVRDLFASVRDVVGGRAGAYESKLKDARDIAMDEMKELAKQKGANAIVGIDVDYEVVRDGMLMVAVSGTAVRI, from the coding sequence ATGATTGTAACAACAACGTCTGGAATTCAAGGTAAAGAAATTATTGAGTATATTGATATTGTAAATGGTGAAGCTATTATGGGTGCAAATATTGTCCGCGATTTATTCGCTTCAGTTCGTGATGTTGTCGGTGGTCGTGCTGGTGCTTACGAAAGTAAATTAAAAGATGCACGTGATATTGCGATGGATGAAATGAAAGAACTTGCAAAACAAAAAGGTGCGAATGCTATCGTTGGTATTGACGTAGATTACGAAGTTGTTCGTGATGGAATGTTAATGGTTGCTGTAAGTGGTACAGCTGTACGTATATAA